A section of the Oryza sativa Japonica Group chromosome 1, ASM3414082v1 genome encodes:
- the LOC4323880 gene encoding UDP-glycosyltransferase 75C1: MPAMEEEAVANEAHHFLVVTYPAQGHINPARHLARRLARAAPGARVTISTAVSACRKMFGDAAAAGAGGELVDEGGVRYAPYSDGYDDGFDRAVHDSASYMTQVRVVGARTLAAVIEGFRAAGRPVTRVVYTLLLTWVADVARDHGVPVALYWIQPAAVLAAYFHYFRGTGGVDRDIAAAAAARDRMAPVRVPGLPPLRLRDLPSFLAIADDDDPYAFVLDAFRDIVAVLSRGDRPTVLANTFDAMEPEAVASLRQHGVDVVPVGPVLSFLDAAKSGGGGGAITTTTSNDLFKQNDTGYLEWLDARPAGSVVYISFGSLSTMSRRQIAEVSRGMAASGRPFLWVLRKDNRGEADDVAIDGGVVVEWCDQVRVLGHPAVGCFVTHCGWNSTLEAVASGVPAVCVPQWTDQGTNAWLVAERLGAGVRAAVSEVDGVLEAGELRRCIDAATSEAVRASAAAWREKARAAVADGGSSEKNLQAYVGKIRAN; encoded by the coding sequence ATGCcggccatggaggaggaggcggtggccaaCGAGGCGCATCACTTCCTCGTCGTCACGTACCCCGCCCAGGGCCACATCAACCCGGCGCGCCACCTCGCGCGGCgcctcgcgcgcgccgcgccgggcGCCCGCGTCACCATCTccaccgccgtctccgcctGCCGCAAGATGTTCGGCGACGCCGCGGCTGCGGGCGCCGGCGGGGAGCTCGTCGACGAGGGGGGTGTGCGGTACGCGCCGTACTCCGACGGCTACGACGACGGCTTCGACAGGGCGGTGCACGACAGCGCCAGCTACATGACCCAGGTCAGGGTCGTCGGCGCGCgcacgctcgccgccgtcatcgaGGGGTTCCGCGCCGCCGGGAGGCCCGTCACCCGCGTCGTCTACACGCTGCTGCTCACCTGGGTCGCCGACGTCGCCCGCGACCATGGCGTCCCCGTCGCGCTGTACTGGATCCAgccggccgccgtgctcgccgcctACTTCCACTACTTCCGTGGCACGGGCGGCGTCGACAGGGacatcgccgcggcggcggcggcgcgggaccgGATGGCGCCCGTGCGCGTCCCGGGGCTCCCGCCGCTCCGGCTGCGCGACCTCCCGTCGTTCCTCGccatcgccgacgacgacgacccctaCGCCTTCGTGCTCGACGCGTTCCGCGACATCGTCGCCGTGCTCAGCCGCGGCGACAGACCCACCGTGCTCGCCAACACGTTCGACGCCATGGAGCCCGAGGCCGTGGCGTCGCTGCGGCAGCacggcgtcgacgtcgtccCCGTCGGGCCGGTGCTCtccttcctcgacgccgccaagagcggcggcggcggcggcgccatcaccaccaccaccagcaacgACCTCTTCAAGCAGAACGACACGGGCTACCTCGAGTGGCTCgacgcgcggccggccggctcgGTGGTGTACATCTCCTTCGGGAGCCTGTCGACGATGAGCCGGCGGCAGATCGCCGAGGTGTCCCGCGGCatggcggcgagcggccggCCGTTCTTGTGGGTGCTGAGGAAGGACAACCGCGGCGAGGCTGACGACGTCGccatcgacggcggcgtggtggtggaGTGGTGCGACCAGGTGAGGGTGCTCGGGCACCCGGCGGTGGGGTGCTTCGTGacgcactgcgggtggaactcgacgctggaggcggtggcgagcggcgtgccggcggtgtgcgtGCCGCAGTGGACGGACCAGGGCACCAACGCGTGGCTCGTCGCCGAGCGGCTCGGCGCCGGCGTCAGGGCCGCCGTGAGCGAGGTCGACGGCGTGCTGGAGGCCGGCGAGCTGAGGCGGTGCATCGACGCCGCCACGTCGGAGGCGGTGCGCgccagcgcggcggcgtggagagagaaggcgcgggcggcggtggccgacggcggctcGTCGGAGAAGAACCTGCAGGCGTACGTTGGGAAGATTCGCGCCAATTAG
- the LOC4323879 gene encoding uncharacterized protein translates to MESSGSDRPSATDATESVQGLDGEETLSERASVGAGQGPSSQNGGGKEEPSSSSSAGSKRKRTSLSSDRVELNGLDAAGTSSGDSTWSEDSFNGRHGRSLPRNKDGHLEHSVNSGEVAVIRQPRGVLRLRKLAQNVSIKSGTGGRKVLRSNGITKATQVQRRKRRKSQTLKENRVGSNDPINCLKVENGTCDQDNSTNFCSENDVSVEKQPNLSGEPSKHVHPTKESSVHVQEEDNVNLEENAARMLCSLSDNMCASSLRKSAKSLNRSSKAYFVQHSEHFKDSCNKDKGMAGPARLLRNRDGKASSKKRRPRRHFYEVSPHDVDPFCIVKERIRVFWPLDEIWYFGLVKEYDPMTRLHHVRYDDKDEEWINLQNERIKLLLLPSEARHKSNRRNPRSIFKPKYEVDEREDIDRNSTGSSESGPIISLLSRSNHARSATSSNTNKQNHTHSDISPVMFDQKQSMLCSDDRPGGSPANAGEEIPEDRTTLKDSRFRFVYSRKRSCRRKNGFLNTSEQDSDLKYRKVTGALFASVAGWGSVTENVTSRRHGILVLSQPLKSIYKIMSEACHVWLLNALVLLHRGAMVSLWPAVHLEILLVDDTLGLKHLLLETSLRSAVSLFCLLVGCFNSYSKASTRNESKMLCTSVRVRISGLHGRSQVVFLMFSFVGVKYPKWKHLQGQLQHHHIKRGLSKVNCACADIKQLTNGTDQRVCTSTEHFSKGLSLDAQDSLFFTESKYSNVDPIIFCLDERSKSVQNHLDVAAAPSLLFFHHLKLRSESNLTSKSLPEFMPITLEEDQQSLPQHTSDLVHLAASASEVCSVYVSPSNTGSLDMGTAGCINHSGSASSKLNTAKRTVSLDCNSRGIGGANITSRSFPDQIMDGSLSAVCPPQKYQKRCSSISIPGDNISDPPDDKLLNKEEKAMQPTSDLVQELNEYPIGRVTPTAPRTPYHRNRFTSLSRTFGDGSKLWQEDIMVTGFAGGSKKPRTQVLYSVSPRSDEPGSKHKGHFRKIQSHSSAKRLPDNSRSEQSSPESLACVANVLVTVGDRGWREYDTQITIDSDGQSERRICVKLAEGTKYAHKVLQVLQPGATNRYTHAMIWKGGTEWCLEFPDRSQWLIFKQMHDECYSHNIRAASVKNIPIPGVCFAEAHDDHDAVSFVRSQDYIGHIGTDVEMALDESRVIYDMDSDDEVWVSRWRKLGKDSTSVTDDLFERIMDKFEKLAYSHNCNELTIDQMKELDSDNIPLDTIKVIHDYWQDKRKKKGMPLIRHFQSAMWKIHEQQLQEWESTALRIQGSSNGYQVKLPPKPALFAFCLRPRGLQPQIPYKGPKQRSHKKLMSSGSFSREQDGFYRPGRKYSEYVGDGRACESYDGGSIYSPTGYSPRFSVKTESPRAFDGLERCSTPRFLRTNSVKRTASFAFSEDHQPSPSFRHQRVKRGAPDHWNAVIHEWQSSKHLLPGASQSPRVDIEELKQRDASSAAQHAVAMAKLKREKAHLLMHKADLALHKATVALMMADAIKASSRDSSRDGRRDFRDD, encoded by the exons ATGGAATCCAGTGGTAGTGACAGGCCTAGTGCAACGGATGCAACTGAATCAGTACAAGGCTTAGATGGAGAGGAGACTTTGTCCGAGAGGGCATCGGTTGGAGCGGGGCAAGGACCAAGTTCACAGAATGGGGGTGGGAAGGAGGAGCCTTCGAGCAGTTCATCTGCAGGGAGTAAGAGGAAGCGTACTAGCTTGAGTTCTGATAGAGTGGAACTTAATGGGCTAGATGCGGCAGGAACCAGCTCAGGCGATTCCACATGGAGCGAAGATAGTTTCAATGGCCGTCACGGACGTTCATTGCCAAGAAATAAGGATGGCCACTTAGAGCATTCAGTTAATTCAGGTGAAGTTGCAGTGATCAGGCAGCCTCGTGGTGTATTGAGGTTAAGGAAGCTGGCTCAGAATGTTAGTATCAAGAGTGGTACCGGAGGTCGCAAGGTTCTGCGATCCAATGGCATTACGAAAGCTACTCAGGTCCAGAGGAGGAAGCGGAGGAAATCACAGACTCTTAAGGAGAACAGAGTTGGTAGTAATGACCCTATCAATTGCTTGAAAGTTGAGAATGGCACTTGTGACCAGGACAACAGTACAAACTTCTGTTCTGAAAATGATGTCTCAGTCGAAAAGCAGCCAAATCTTTCAGGTGAACCATCAAAACATGTCCATCCTACCAAGGAAAGCTCCGTGCATGTTCAAGAGGAGGATAATGTTAATTTGGAAGAAAATGCTGCTAGGATGCTCTGTTCTCTATCAGATAATATGTGTGCTAGCTCACTGAGGAAGAGTGCAAAATCACTGAATAGATCATCAAAAGCATACTTTGTCCAGCATTCAGAACATTTCAAGGATTCATGTAACAAAGACAAGGGCATGGCGGGTCCTGCTAGGTTGCTACGGAATCGTGATGGCAAAGCTTCATCCAAGAAGCGTCGCCCACGTCGGCATTTTTATGAAGTCAGCCCTCATGATGTGGATCCGTTTTGCATTGTAAAAGAGAGAATCCGGGTGTTTTGGCCTCTGGATGAGATCTGGTACTTTGGCCTGGTAAAGGAATATGATCCCATGACAAGGTTGCATCATGTCAGATACGACGATAAAGATGAGGAATGGATCAATCTTCAAAATGAGAGGATTAAGCTTCTCCTTTTGCCCAGCGAAGCTCGGCATAAATCTAATCGTCGTAATCCAAGGTCGATATTCAAACCAAAATATGAAGTGGATGAGAGGGAAGACATTGATAGAAACAGCACAGGAAGTTCTGAGTCAGGCCCCATCATCTCATTGCTGTCTAGATCAAACCATGCAAGGTCTGCTACATCCAGTAATACGAATAAGCAGAATCACACTCATTCAGATATTTCTCCTGTTATGTTTGATCAAAAGCAGTCTATGCTGTGCTCTGATGATAGACCTGGTGGTTCACCTGCAAATGCGGGTGAGGAGATCCCTGAAGACAGGACTACGCTTAAAGATAGCAGGTTTCGCTTTGTTTACTCAAGGAAGCGATCTTGCAGGAGAAAGAATGGATTTCTCAACACTTCAGAACAAGATTCTGATCTTAAATACAGAAAAGTTACAGGTGCGTTGTTTGCTTCAGTTGCTGGCTGGGGGTCTGTTACTGAAAATGTTACTTCGAGAAGACATGGCATATTAGTACTGAGCCAGCCATTAAAATCTATTTATAAGATCATGTCTGAAGCATGCCATGTCTGGCTTCTCAATGCTCTTGTTCTCCTTCACCGTGGTGCAATGGTTTCCTTGTGGCCTGCCGTACATCTGGAGATACTTCTTGTTGATGATACTTTAGGATTGAAACACTTGCTTCTTGAGACTTCCTTAAGATCAGCTGTATCCTTATTCTGTTTACTTGTTGGATGTTTCAATTCGTATTCCAAGGCGAGTACACGCAATGAGTCAAAAATGCTATGCACCTCAGTCAGAGTTCGGATATCTGGTTTGCACGGTAGAAGCCAAGTTGTGTTTTTGATGTTCAGCTTCGTGGGGGTAAAGTACCCCAAATGGAAGCACCTGCAAGGACAGCTGCAGCATCACCATATAAAAAGGGGGCTATCTAAAGTTAATTGCGCATGTGCTGACATAAAGCAACTTACAAATGGAACTGATCAAAGAGTCTGTACTTCAACAGAACACTTCTCTAAG GGTCTATCACTCGATGCTCAGGACTCTCTGTTTTTCACAGAATCAAAATATTCAAATGTCGACCCTATCATTTTTTGTCTTGATGAGCGAAGTAAATCTGTTCAAAATCATCTGGATGTGGCAGCTGCACCTTCACTGTTGTTTTTTCACCACTTAAAATTGCGCAGTGAAAGCAACTTGACTTCTAAAAGTCTTCCGGAATTCATGCCGATTACTTTAGAAGAGGATCAGCAGTCTCTGCCACAGCACACATCTGATCTGGTTCATCtggctgcttctgcttctgaaGTTTGTTCTGTTTATGTTAGTCCATCTAATACTGGTTCCTTGGATATGGGTACCGCTGGTTGCATCAATCATTCTGGTTCTGCTAGCAGCAAGCTCAATACTGCTAAAAGGACTGTAAGTCTGGATTGTAATAGCAGAGGTATTGGTGGTGCCAACATAACAAGCAGGAGTTTTCCAGATCAAATTATGGATGGAAGCCTTTCTGCTGTTTGCCCTCCTCAGAAGTATCAAAAGAGGTGTTCTTCTATATCTATTCCTGGAGATAATATATCAGATCCACCAGATGATAAGCTACTTAACAAAGAAGAAAAGGCCATGCAGCCTACATCTGACTTGGTCCAGGAACTGAATGAGTATCCTATTGGTCGTGTTACACCAACTGCCCCCAGGACTCCCTACCATCGGAACCGATTTACATCCCTATCACGCACTTTTGGTGATGGTTCAAAATTATGGCAAGAAGATATTATGGTGACAGGCTTTGCTGGTGGCTCTAAGAAGCCAAGGACTCAGGTTTTGTACTCGGTTTCTCCTAGAAGTGATGAACCTGGCTCAAAACACAAAGGACATTTCCGCAAGATACAGTCTCATAGCAGTGCAAAGAGACTTCCTGATAATTCAAGAAGTGAACAGAGCAGTCCTGAGTCATTGGCTTGTGTTGCAAATGTCCTAGTTACAGTTGGTGAtagaggatggagggagtacgataCTCAGATCACAATTGACTCTGATGGGCAGAGTGAACGGAGGATTTGTGTGAAGCTTGCAGAAGGAACTAAGTATGCTCACAAAGTTCTTCAAGTTTTGCAGCCTGGGGCGACAAACCGCTATACACATGCAATGATATGGAAAGGGGGGACAGAGTGGTGCTTAGAATTTCCTGACAGAAGTCAGTGGTTGATTTTCAAGCAAATGCATGATGAATGTTATAGTCATAACATTAGAGCTGCATCTGTTAAGAATATTCCAATTCCTGGTGTCTGCTTTGCTGAAGCTCATGATGATCATGATGCTGTATCCTTTGTACGCTCTCAAGATTATATTGGTCATATTGGAACAGATGTTGAAATGGCACTTGATGAATCTCGTGTGATATATGACATGGACAGTGATGATGAAGTGTGGGTTTCAAGATGGAGGAAACTAGGCAAGGACAGCACCTCTGTGACAGATGACTTGTTTGAGAGGATCATGGACAAATTCGAGAAACTTGCTTATAGCCACAACTGCAATGAACTCACTATTGATCAGATGAAGGAACTAGATAGTGATAACATACCACTGGACACCATTAAAGTGATACATGATTATTGGCAGGACAAGAGGAAGAAAAAGGGAATGCCACTCATTCGACACTTTCAG TCCGCTATGTGGAAGATCCACGAGCAGCAGCTACAGGAATGGGAATCAACAGCACTCAGAATACAGGGTTCATCAAATGGTTACCAAGTTAAGTTGCCTCCAAAACCTGCCTTGTTCGCCTTCTGTTTGAGACCTCGAGGACTCCAACCCCAAATACCGTATAAGGGACCGAAGCAGCGTTCCCATAAAAAACTTATGTCCTCAGGAAGCTTTTCGAGAGAGCAAGATGGCTTTTACCGACCAG GGAGAAAATACAGCGAATATGTGGGGGATGGGAGGGCATGTGAATCCTATGACGGTGGTTCTATCTATTCACCAACAGGGTACTCTCCCAGGTTCTCTGTGAAAACAGAATCCCCTCGCGCATTTGATGGTTTGGAAAGATGTTCTACACCAAGGTTTTTGAGAACCAACAGTGTCAAAAGGACTGCAAGCTTTGCATTCTCTGAGGATCACCAGCCATCACCTTCCTTCCGTCATCAGAGAGTGAAGCGAGGCGCGCCTGATCACTGGAACGCGGTCATCCACGAATGGCAGAGCTCAAAGCACCTGCTCCCGGGTGCGTCCCAGAGCCCCCGCGTCGACATAGAGGAGCTCAAGCAGCGAGATGCCTCCAGTGCAGCGCAGCATGCGGTGGCCATGGCCAAGCTCAAGAGAGAGAAGGCCCACCTGCTGATGCACAAGGCTGACCTTGCCCTCCACAAGGCCACAGTTGCTCTCATGATGGCCGACGCGATCAAGGCGTCCAGCAGGGACTCTTCCCGGGATGGGAGGAGAGATTTCAGGGACGACTGA
- the LOC4325347 gene encoding GTP-binding protein YPTM2 translates to MNPEYDYLFKLLLIGDSGVGKSCLLLRFADDSYLDSYISTIGVDFKIRTVEQDGKTIKLQIWDTAGQERFRTITSSYYRGAHGIIIVYDVTDQESFNNVKQWLNEIDRYASDNVNKLLVGNKSDLTANKVVSSETAKAFADEMGIPFMETSAKNATNVEQAFMAMAASIKDRMASQPAASNARPPTVQIRGQPVNQKTSCCSS, encoded by the exons ATGAATCCCGAGTA CGACTACCTTTTCAAACTTCTCCTCATTGGTGATTCTGGTGTTGGGAAATCGTGCTTGCTTCTCAGATTTGCG GATGACTCATACCTGGACAGCTATATCAGCACAattggagttgatttt AAAATACGGACAGTAGAGCAGGATGGGAAGACCATCAAGCTTCAAATC TGGGATACTGCTGGACAAGAACGTTTCAGGACGATTACAAGCAGCTATTACCGGGGAGCTCATGGAATAATT ATTGTATACGATGTGACAGACCAAGAAAGCTTCAACAATGTGAAGCAGTGGTTGAATGAAATTGATCGTTATGCAAGTGACAATGTAAACAAGCTCCTTGTTGGGAACAAGAGCGACCTAACTGCCAACAAAGTTGTGTCATCTGAAACAGCTAAG GCGTTTGCTGATGAGATGGGCATCCCCTTCATGGAGACAAGTGCCAAGAACGCCACTAATGTGGAGCAGGCCTTCATGGCTATGGCCGCATCCATCAAGGACAG GATGGCTAGCCAACCGGCCGCTTCAAATGCAAGGCCACCGACCGTGCAGATCCGCGGGCAACCTGTCAACCAGAAGACGTCGTGCTGCTCGTCCTAA